A window of Parcubacteria group bacterium CG10_big_fil_rev_8_21_14_0_10_36_14 genomic DNA:
TTAATAGTAAATAATTACTATCCACAAAGAATATTTTAATATGATAGCCCAAAATATAAAAAAATATCGCAAGAAAAAGGGCGTTTCGCAGGATAAACTTTCTAAACTTGCCGGAGTAACTTATAATACAATTATCAAAATTGAATCCGGCGCAACATTAAATCCAAGGGTTGATACATTAAGGCTTATTGCAAAAGCCCTTGGTGTTACCGTAGATAGTTTATTAAACGGAAAATAAAAATATGCACTCCAACAAACCAAAAAATAGTGAGGTTGA
This region includes:
- a CDS encoding DNA-binding protein; the encoded protein is MIAQNIKKYRKKKGVSQDKLSKLAGVTYNTIIKIESGATLNPRVDTLRLIAKALGVTVDSLLNGK